From Methanomicrobia archaeon, a single genomic window includes:
- a CDS encoding metal-binding protein encodes MMKKEEYIHIHMLLAQYKKYCEENSLISELRRYDELRISPFEVHRSKEEHKRAIFVLSTELVTSLTASTMPAVRERNPLPRKLRSGIC; translated from the coding sequence ATGATGAAGAAAGAAGAGTACATTCATATCCATATGTTGCTGGCGCAATACAAGAAATATTGCGAGGAGAACAGCTTGATCTCTGAGCTCAGGAGATATGACGAGCTACGGATCTCGCCATTCGAGGTGCACCGGAGCAAAGAGGAGCACAAACGTGCGATTTTTGTCCTTAGCACCGAGCTCGTCACCTCTCTGACCGCATCAACGATGCCCGCGGTGCGTGAACGCAATCCGCTGCCCCGGAAGCTGAGAAGCGGTATATGCTGA
- a CDS encoding DNA-binding protein has product MEPELTVLESARILGAHPESVKRWIRYGDLQATKQGRLYYIKRSDLESFQLLREAAHKLRKTDPRAFWSSPQGEFIAKVGEQLDGIVADQPLSILALEPGGVCFAEFLARYRAIKKSQQPAILSVNVLDERVLEEQLRAAREEIRGRKLLIVDDESCHSTPYRLVTNLCFRLAGLLGFEDFFLRDLDEYFEIIIAPFLTGQDFDPVHTAKRIPLAVHTDHMAIASFFVRRPPKE; this is encoded by the coding sequence ATGGAACCCGAGCTCACCGTCCTTGAATCCGCGCGAATTCTCGGCGCACATCCTGAGAGCGTGAAGCGCTGGATTCGCTACGGCGATCTTCAGGCCACCAAACAGGGCCGCCTCTATTATATCAAACGCAGCGATCTCGAATCCTTCCAGCTGCTCCGTGAGGCAGCCCACAAGCTCAGGAAGACCGATCCACGCGCGTTCTGGAGCAGCCCGCAGGGCGAATTCATCGCCAAGGTCGGTGAGCAGCTGGACGGCATTGTAGCTGACCAGCCATTGAGCATACTCGCCCTGGAGCCCGGGGGGGTCTGCTTCGCCGAGTTCCTCGCCCGTTATCGCGCGATAAAGAAAAGCCAGCAACCAGCGATACTCAGCGTGAACGTGCTCGATGAGCGTGTGCTCGAGGAGCAGCTGCGAGCCGCCCGGGAAGAGATCCGCGGCCGGAAACTGCTCATCGTCGATGACGAGTCATGCCACAGCACGCCGTACCGGCTCGTAACGAACCTCTGCTTCCGCCTGGCCGGGTTGTTGGGATTCGAGGACTTCTTCCTCAGAGATCTTGACGAGTACTTTGAGATCATCATCGCGCCGTTCCTCACCGGGCAGGACTTCGATCCCGTCCACACCGCCAAACGGATCCCGCTTGCGGTACATACCGACCATATGGCGATCGCCTCGTTCTTCGTGCGACGCCCGCCGAAGGAGTAA
- a CDS encoding MATE family efflux transporter: MDRVIYKRVIALAYPAIISNLLFTFQIIADTIMLGRYPPADVSLSAVGVVFALYHMFFPLTMGLVTGSIAIIARRWGERDYDEAQWVATDTMITLILISIPIALFGLLIGPHVIYYLGARGAVITEGTSYIRAIFSLFPCVALVSTYHGILRAAGDTKTPMYVDLVANLYNVLMNYTLIFGHFGFPELGVLGAGIATGTSYAVAFAVYLVLQQRNKLIIHPVYRRTVPYRLETVKKMFRIGIPAGIDMAMWSFAAIIFTWMILSFGTLGYSGFQIGLRAESMAYMPAFGFSIAATTLAGQYLGAKKEDRAKQAVLASTHLCLLFMAMIGLLFILLPDYIAMVFTSNREVTSWAALYLFIIGFSEPALGAFFTIAGGMRGAGYTKVPMLVNFVSLIGIRISLAYALGFVLGWGLLGIWVGMTIETVIRAAVIYAVFRKGTWMNVSV, from the coding sequence ATGGATAGGGTGATCTATAAACGGGTGATCGCGCTCGCCTATCCCGCGATCATCTCCAATCTACTCTTCACCTTCCAGATCATCGCGGATACGATCATGCTCGGCCGATATCCCCCTGCGGACGTGAGCCTGAGCGCCGTTGGCGTCGTCTTCGCACTCTATCATATGTTCTTCCCGCTTACCATGGGCCTGGTCACCGGTTCGATCGCGATCATTGCGCGGCGCTGGGGCGAGCGTGACTATGACGAGGCACAGTGGGTCGCCACCGATACGATGATCACGCTCATCCTCATATCGATTCCGATCGCGCTCTTCGGGCTCCTCATCGGGCCCCACGTGATTTATTACCTTGGCGCACGCGGTGCGGTCATAACAGAGGGCACGAGCTATATCCGTGCGATCTTCTCCTTGTTCCCCTGTGTCGCGCTCGTTAGTACGTACCACGGGATCTTACGCGCGGCGGGCGACACGAAGACACCGATGTACGTTGATCTCGTCGCCAACCTCTACAATGTCCTCATGAACTACACGCTCATCTTCGGCCATTTCGGGTTTCCCGAACTCGGCGTCCTGGGTGCGGGTATCGCAACCGGGACCTCCTATGCCGTTGCGTTTGCCGTCTATCTGGTGCTCCAGCAGCGCAACAAATTGATCATCCATCCGGTTTACCGCAGAACCGTCCCGTACCGACTGGAAACGGTCAAGAAGATGTTCCGGATTGGTATTCCTGCGGGCATTGATATGGCGATGTGGAGCTTTGCAGCCATCATCTTCACCTGGATGATCTTATCGTTTGGCACACTCGGCTATTCCGGATTCCAGATCGGACTCCGAGCCGAGAGCATGGCCTACATGCCTGCGTTCGGCTTCAGCATCGCCGCCACGACACTCGCCGGCCAGTATCTGGGCGCGAAGAAAGAGGACCGGGCGAAGCAGGCGGTGCTCGCATCCACCCACCTCTGCCTGCTCTTTATGGCCATGATCGGGCTCCTTTTCATTCTCCTGCCGGACTACATCGCGATGGTCTTCACCAGCAACCGAGAGGTCACGAGCTGGGCGGCGCTCTATCTCTTCATCATCGGCTTCTCCGAGCCAGCACTGGGTGCGTTCTTCACCATCGCCGGCGGCATGCGCGGTGCGGGCTATACCAAAGTGCCCATGCTCGTCAATTTCGTCAGCCTCATCGGGATCCGCATCTCACTCGCCTATGCGCTTGGGTTCGTACTCGGCTGGGGGCTCTTGGGTATCTGGGTCGGCATGACGATCGAGACCGTTATACGCGCGGCCGTTATCTACGCGGTCTTCCGCAAAGGAACGTGGATGAACGTATCGGTGTAA
- a CDS encoding iron-sulfur cluster assembly scaffold protein: protein MRTRKRPKTFDEMVNELEADIRDEERSFFGEKMVDAAFNPKNVGELERPDGVGRGTTAEGFTLQLYIRIEDGRITDCTFVTDARGPTIAFGSAVTELVKGKTVEEATEIDAETIKSALGGVPEDEEHTPEIALDALRAALEDYRQRR from the coding sequence ATGAGGACGAGAAAACGACCCAAGACCTTCGACGAGATGGTCAATGAGCTGGAAGCGGACATCAGAGATGAGGAGCGGAGCTTCTTCGGTGAGAAGATGGTTGACGCGGCCTTCAATCCGAAGAACGTGGGTGAGCTGGAGCGGCCGGACGGCGTGGGGAGGGGCACCACTGCGGAAGGTTTTACGCTGCAGCTCTATATCCGCATCGAAGACGGAAGGATCACGGACTGCACCTTTGTCACTGATGCGCGCGGCCCCACCATTGCTTTCGGGAGCGCAGTGACGGAGCTGGTGAAGGGTAAGACGGTAGAAGAGGCCACGGAGATCGATGCGGAAACGATCAAATCCGCGCTCGGTGGCGTGCCTGAGGACGAAGAGCATACGCCTGAGATCGCTCTCGATGCGCTCAGGGCGGCGCTCGAGGATTACCGGCAGAGACGGTGA